From the genome of Phytohabitans rumicis, one region includes:
- a CDS encoding threonine ammonia-lyase — MQLISIEDVRAAARSIAGVTLRTPLLPCRWDDQLLLKPESLQPVGSFKLRGATNAVARLSAEQRARGVITHSSGNHGQALAYAARKAGAPCTVVIPDVAPTVKIEQVRALGAEVVLVPPADRLTVAQQRAAEGGLTLIPPYDHRDVIAGQGTAGLEIVEDLPDVDVVLVPVGGGGLASGVATAVTALSERAVVIGVEPELAADAQESLAAGRLVTWPEERSYRTIADGVRVNLSELTLAHLRARLDRVVTVSEDEIRAAMARIVRESRLVVEPSGAVAAAARLFHREELPAGRTVAVISGGNVDPALLAAALG; from the coding sequence ATGCAGCTGATCTCCATCGAGGACGTACGCGCCGCGGCCCGCAGCATCGCCGGGGTGACCCTGCGCACCCCGCTCCTGCCCTGCCGGTGGGACGACCAGCTCCTGCTCAAGCCGGAGAGCCTGCAACCGGTCGGCTCGTTCAAGCTGCGCGGGGCCACCAATGCGGTCGCCCGGCTCTCCGCCGAGCAGCGGGCCCGCGGCGTGATCACGCATTCGTCGGGCAACCACGGGCAGGCCCTCGCGTACGCCGCCCGCAAGGCCGGTGCACCCTGCACCGTGGTGATCCCCGACGTGGCCCCGACCGTCAAGATCGAACAGGTGCGGGCGCTCGGCGCCGAGGTCGTCCTCGTACCACCGGCGGACCGGCTCACGGTCGCCCAGCAGCGGGCGGCCGAGGGCGGCCTCACGCTCATCCCGCCGTACGACCACCGGGACGTCATCGCCGGCCAGGGCACCGCCGGGCTGGAGATCGTCGAGGACCTGCCGGACGTGGACGTCGTGCTGGTGCCGGTGGGCGGCGGCGGGCTCGCCTCGGGCGTGGCGACCGCGGTCACCGCGCTCAGCGAGCGGGCGGTCGTGATCGGCGTGGAGCCCGAGCTGGCCGCCGACGCCCAGGAGTCGCTGGCCGCCGGCCGCCTGGTGACCTGGCCGGAGGAGCGCAGCTACCGCACGATCGCGGACGGCGTGCGGGTGAACCTGTCCGAGCTGACCCTCGCCCACCTGCGCGCCCGGCTCGATCGCGTGGTGACCGTCAGCGAGGACGAGATCCGTGCCGCGATGGCCCGGATCGTCCGGGAGAGCCGGCTGGTCGTCGAGCCGAGCGGGGCGGTGGCCGCCGCGGCGCGCCTCTTCCACCGCGAGGAGCTGCCCGCTGGCCGTACGGTCGCGGTGATCTCGGGCGGCAATGTGGATCCGGCGCTGCTGGCGGCCGCGCTGGGCTGA
- a CDS encoding DUF4352 domain-containing protein — protein sequence MTTADDAPNGKGARVAVFVGAAIALLSLCCCVGLIVSAATWGDDLYHRVTRERGDTVRMGTAGRDGEFEFTVVRLDCGVAQIGDSFVSQTAVGQFCLAEMTVQNVGTKPATFTDTLQRAYGPDGVRFGADSAAGILANSDQQVFLNEINPGNQVTAVVVYDIPPDSRILKLELHESASTPGLTVNV from the coding sequence ATGACGACAGCGGATGACGCGCCGAACGGCAAGGGCGCGCGCGTCGCGGTCTTCGTCGGCGCCGCCATCGCGCTGCTGTCGCTCTGTTGCTGCGTCGGCTTGATCGTGAGCGCCGCGACCTGGGGCGACGACCTCTATCACCGGGTCACCCGGGAGCGCGGCGACACCGTACGGATGGGCACGGCCGGCCGGGACGGCGAGTTCGAGTTCACGGTCGTCCGCCTCGACTGTGGAGTGGCCCAGATCGGCGACTCGTTCGTCAGCCAGACCGCGGTCGGCCAGTTCTGCCTGGCCGAGATGACCGTGCAGAACGTCGGCACCAAGCCGGCGACGTTCACCGACACGCTGCAGCGGGCGTACGGGCCGGACGGGGTGCGCTTCGGCGCCGACAGTGCGGCCGGCATCCTTGCCAACTCCGACCAGCAGGTCTTCCTCAACGAGATCAACCCGGGCAACCAGGTGACCGCCGTCGTCGTCTACGACATCCCGCCCGACAGCCGGATCCTCAAGCTGGAGCTGCACGAGTCCGCGAGCACCCCGGGCCTGACCGTCAACGTCTAG
- a CDS encoding fused response regulator/phosphatase: MAESAVVLVADEDAAKRQRLVDRLKAAGHRTIEARTGAEALALVDAEPVDLVVLNVKLPDVTGFEVCERIKSTERHAALPVIYVSALAVQMIDRTRGLSGGADAYLTEPFEADELIASVHSLLRYYHARRHAEQLAQRMTRLAETTLALSLAPSVAKLLEAASAGAARIFEGPAVVFAETVDGAGMAAATNGPDSPTAIHVMNVDDPGAPVGIAVRVDAPGGWPLAAWPAGDTVSVAIARLRVDRAPVYVAVATGTQMSGYPMLRQLAQAVAAAVEAQRSYDEEHRIAVTLQRSLLPPRVPQIAGLDIAVRYEPASAETEIGGDFYELTMIEGDLLVAIGDVTGHSLHAATVMAELRHAVRAYAVEGHPPGAVLHRVDVMMRTLLPGELATLCLLLLDPGTGRIRMASAGHLPPLVVTRDRKVRYHEHLATLLGVRAHRPDDIEFTLPKGGTLVLFTDGLIERRGSDIDEGLSTLANAASRVDADIERFCDRLLAELSGPEVDDDIALVAIRRA; the protein is encoded by the coding sequence GTGGCTGAGTCTGCAGTCGTGCTGGTGGCGGACGAGGACGCCGCAAAACGCCAGCGGCTCGTGGACCGGTTGAAGGCGGCTGGCCACCGGACCATCGAGGCGAGGACCGGCGCGGAAGCGCTGGCGCTCGTCGATGCCGAGCCGGTCGACCTCGTCGTCCTCAACGTGAAGCTACCCGACGTGACCGGCTTCGAGGTGTGCGAGCGGATCAAGTCGACCGAGCGGCACGCCGCCCTGCCGGTGATCTACGTGTCGGCGTTGGCCGTGCAGATGATCGACCGCACGCGCGGCCTGTCCGGGGGCGCGGACGCCTACCTGACCGAGCCGTTCGAGGCCGACGAGCTGATCGCGTCGGTGCACTCGCTGCTGCGCTACTACCACGCCCGGCGGCACGCCGAGCAGCTCGCCCAGCGGATGACGCGGCTGGCCGAGACCACCCTCGCGCTGAGCCTGGCTCCGTCCGTCGCCAAGCTGCTGGAGGCCGCGTCCGCCGGCGCCGCGCGCATCTTCGAGGGCCCGGCCGTGGTGTTCGCCGAAACGGTCGACGGCGCCGGCATGGCCGCCGCGACGAACGGTCCGGACTCGCCCACCGCCATCCACGTGATGAACGTCGACGATCCGGGCGCGCCGGTCGGCATCGCCGTACGCGTCGACGCGCCCGGCGGATGGCCGCTCGCCGCGTGGCCCGCCGGCGACACCGTCTCCGTCGCGATCGCACGGCTGCGGGTCGACCGCGCGCCCGTGTACGTGGCCGTCGCCACCGGCACCCAGATGTCCGGCTACCCGATGCTGCGCCAGCTCGCCCAGGCCGTCGCGGCCGCGGTCGAGGCGCAGCGCTCGTACGACGAGGAGCACCGGATCGCGGTGACGTTGCAGCGCAGCCTGTTGCCGCCGCGGGTGCCCCAGATCGCCGGGCTGGACATCGCCGTGCGGTACGAGCCGGCGAGCGCGGAGACCGAGATCGGCGGCGACTTCTACGAGCTGACGATGATCGAAGGCGACCTGCTGGTGGCGATCGGCGACGTGACCGGCCACTCGCTGCACGCCGCGACCGTGATGGCCGAGCTGCGGCACGCCGTCCGCGCGTACGCGGTGGAGGGGCACCCGCCCGGCGCGGTGCTGCACCGGGTCGACGTGATGATGCGGACGCTGCTGCCCGGCGAGCTGGCCACCCTCTGCCTGCTGCTGCTCGACCCGGGCACCGGCCGCATCCGGATGGCCAGCGCCGGACACCTGCCCCCGCTGGTGGTCACCCGCGACCGGAAGGTGCGGTATCACGAGCACCTGGCCACCTTGCTGGGCGTCCGGGCGCATAGGCCGGACGACATCGAGTTCACCCTGCCGAAGGGCGGCACGCTCGTCCTCTTCACCGACGGGCTGATCGAGCGGCGGGGCAGCGACATCGACGAGGGGCTGAGCACGCTGGCCAACGCCGCGTCGCGGGTGGACGCCGACATCGAGCGCTTCTGCGACCGGCTGCTCGCCGAGCTGTCCGGCCCCGAGGTGGACGACGACATCGCCCTGGTGGCGATCCGCCGAGCTTAG
- a CDS encoding STAS domain-containing protein yields the protein MSLTVSTEQRGDMVIVVVAGELDMATAPQLQDQITDLLDKGRSRLVFDLAEVSFCDSTGLSVFVRAKNNTDEAGGTVRLAAPQRGVLRILEVSGLVEVLDTYPSVDEALAAETAPVTD from the coding sequence ATGTCCTTGACAGTGAGCACCGAGCAGCGCGGCGACATGGTCATCGTCGTGGTCGCCGGTGAGCTCGACATGGCTACCGCACCGCAGCTCCAGGACCAGATCACCGACCTGCTCGACAAGGGGCGCAGCCGGCTGGTGTTCGACCTGGCCGAGGTGTCGTTCTGCGACTCGACCGGGCTATCGGTGTTCGTCCGCGCGAAAAACAACACCGACGAGGCCGGAGGCACGGTCCGGCTCGCCGCACCGCAGCGCGGCGTGCTGCGGATTCTCGAGGTCAGCGGCCTGGTCGAGGTGCTGGACACCTATCCCAGCGTCGACGAGGCCCTCGCCGCCGAGACTGCGCCCGTCACCGACTAA
- a CDS encoding glycerol-3-phosphate dehydrogenase/oxidase has translation MNPVPLSPQAREQAFAAFAGGPELDVVVVGGGVVGAGAALDAVTRGLSVALFEARDWASGTSSRSSKLIHGGLRYLEMLDFALVREALRERGLLLQRLAPHLVRPVPFLYPLQHHAWERVYAGTGVLFYDTLAVSSGHSRGLPRHRHLTRRGALRVAPGLRKDALIGALQYYDAQVDDARFTEFLVRSAASYGAYAVSRASIVGFLREGDRISGVRVRDEETEREVEVRARQVINATGVWTDDTQALVGERGQFHVRASKGIHLVVPRDRIRSSTGLILRTATSVLFVIPWGRHWIIGTTDTDWHLDKAHPAATRKDIDYLLEQVNRVLVTPVTREDVQGVYAGLRPLLAGESELTSKLSREHVVGSPAPGLVVVAGGKFTTYRVMAADAVDAAVDGLGGSAPGSVTDRTPLVGADGFAARWNQRRALAAEHRLHIARVEHLLGRYGTLVDELFELIDKDHALGEPLDGADDYLRAEVVYAASHEGALRLEDVLTRRTRISIEVFDRGVTAARPAAELMAGVLGWSPERVDKEVAHYLARVRAERASQEQPDDASADAERLKVS, from the coding sequence ATGAACCCCGTACCCCTGTCCCCGCAGGCCCGCGAGCAGGCGTTCGCCGCGTTCGCCGGCGGGCCCGAGCTCGACGTGGTGGTCGTCGGTGGCGGCGTGGTGGGCGCGGGTGCCGCGCTCGACGCGGTCACCCGCGGCCTGTCCGTGGCGCTGTTCGAGGCCCGTGACTGGGCCAGTGGTACGTCCAGCCGATCCAGCAAACTGATCCACGGTGGCCTGCGCTACCTGGAGATGCTGGACTTCGCGCTCGTCCGGGAGGCGTTGCGGGAGCGGGGCCTGCTCCTGCAACGCCTCGCCCCACACCTGGTCCGGCCGGTGCCGTTCCTCTATCCCTTGCAGCACCACGCCTGGGAACGCGTGTACGCCGGCACCGGCGTCCTGTTCTACGACACCTTGGCCGTCTCCAGTGGACACTCGCGCGGCCTGCCCCGGCACCGGCACCTGACCCGGCGCGGCGCGCTGCGCGTCGCCCCCGGCCTCAGGAAGGACGCGCTCATCGGCGCGTTGCAGTACTACGACGCGCAGGTGGACGACGCCCGGTTCACCGAGTTCCTGGTGCGCTCAGCCGCGTCGTACGGGGCGTACGCCGTGTCCCGGGCCAGCATCGTCGGCTTCCTGCGCGAGGGCGACCGGATCTCCGGGGTACGGGTGCGCGACGAGGAGACCGAGCGCGAGGTGGAGGTGCGCGCCCGCCAGGTGATCAACGCGACCGGCGTCTGGACCGACGACACCCAGGCGCTGGTCGGCGAGCGCGGGCAGTTCCACGTACGGGCGTCGAAGGGCATCCACCTCGTGGTGCCGCGCGACCGCATCCGCTCCTCGACCGGCCTGATCCTGCGCACGGCGACCAGCGTCCTGTTCGTCATCCCGTGGGGGCGGCACTGGATCATCGGGACCACCGACACCGACTGGCATCTGGACAAGGCGCACCCGGCGGCGACCCGGAAGGACATCGACTACCTGCTGGAGCAGGTCAATCGGGTGTTGGTGACGCCGGTGACGCGCGAGGACGTCCAGGGCGTGTACGCCGGGCTGCGCCCGCTGCTGGCCGGCGAGTCGGAACTGACCTCCAAGCTGTCCCGCGAGCACGTCGTGGGCAGCCCGGCGCCCGGCCTGGTCGTGGTGGCCGGGGGCAAGTTCACCACGTACCGGGTGATGGCCGCGGACGCGGTGGACGCGGCGGTGGACGGGCTGGGCGGCTCCGCGCCGGGGTCGGTCACGGACCGGACCCCGCTGGTCGGTGCCGACGGCTTCGCCGCGCGGTGGAACCAGCGCCGGGCCCTGGCCGCCGAGCACCGGCTGCACATCGCCCGGGTCGAGCACCTGCTCGGGCGGTACGGCACGCTGGTGGACGAGCTCTTCGAGCTGATCGACAAGGATCACGCGCTGGGCGAGCCGCTCGACGGGGCCGACGACTACCTGCGCGCCGAGGTGGTCTACGCGGCCAGCCACGAGGGCGCGCTGCGGCTGGAAGACGTGCTCACTCGGCGTACCCGGATCTCGATCGAGGTCTTCGACCGCGGCGTGACCGCGGCCCGGCCCGCGGCGGAGCTCATGGCCGGGGTGTTGGGCTGGTCCCCGGAGCGGGTCGACAAGGAGGTCGCGCACTACCTCGCGCGGGTACGCGCGGAGCGCGCGTCGCAGGAGCAGCCCGACGACGCCTCGGCGGACGCGGAGCGCCTCAAGGTCTCGTGA
- the glpK gene encoding glycerol kinase GlpK, whose translation MADFVGAVDQGTTSTRFMIFDHGGNEVARHQLEHEQILPRAGWVEHNPVEIWERTTAVIRTALNARGLHASDLAALGVTNQRETSVVWDRRTGRPYYNAIVWQDTRTDQIAAALDRDGRGDVIRRKAGLPPATYFSGGKVQWILENVDGVRAAAERGEALFGNTDTWLLWHLTGGVDGGVHVTDVTNASRTMLMNLETLDWDDELLSFFNIPRSMLPQIRPSSDPRRYGVTLPSGPLGGEVPLTADLGDQQAATVGQVCFAEGEAKNTYGTGNFMLLNTGTSLVRSNSGLLTTVCYQLGDDPAVYALEGSIAVTGSAVQWLRDQLGIISGAAQSESLAAQVEDNGGVYFVPAFSGLFAPYWRSDARGAIVGLSRYNTNAHLARATLEAICYQSRDVSEAMEKDSGVHLDVLKVDGGVTANRLCMQLQADILGVPVSRPVVAETTALGAAYAAGLAVGFWKSTDELRQNWNESERWEPTWSQERRDEGYAKWKKAVQRTLDWVEVD comes from the coding sequence ATGGCTGACTTTGTCGGCGCGGTGGATCAGGGCACCACCAGCACCCGATTCATGATCTTCGACCACGGTGGCAACGAGGTCGCCCGCCACCAACTGGAGCACGAGCAGATCCTGCCGCGGGCCGGCTGGGTCGAGCACAACCCGGTGGAGATCTGGGAGCGGACCACGGCGGTCATCCGTACCGCGCTCAACGCCCGCGGCCTGCACGCCTCCGACCTGGCCGCGCTCGGCGTCACCAACCAGCGCGAGACCTCCGTGGTCTGGGACCGGCGCACCGGGCGGCCGTACTACAACGCGATCGTCTGGCAGGACACCCGCACCGACCAGATCGCCGCGGCGCTCGACCGCGACGGGCGCGGCGACGTCATCCGGCGCAAGGCCGGCCTGCCGCCGGCCACCTACTTCTCCGGCGGCAAGGTGCAGTGGATCCTGGAGAACGTCGACGGCGTACGCGCCGCGGCCGAGCGCGGTGAGGCCCTCTTCGGCAACACCGACACCTGGCTGCTGTGGCACCTCACCGGCGGGGTCGACGGCGGCGTGCACGTCACCGACGTGACCAACGCCAGCCGCACCATGCTGATGAACCTGGAGACCCTCGACTGGGACGACGAGCTGCTGTCGTTCTTCAACATCCCGCGGTCGATGCTGCCGCAGATCCGCCCGTCGTCCGACCCGCGCCGCTACGGCGTCACGCTGCCCAGCGGGCCGCTGGGTGGCGAGGTGCCGCTGACCGCGGACCTCGGGGACCAGCAGGCGGCCACCGTCGGCCAGGTCTGCTTCGCCGAGGGCGAAGCGAAGAACACCTACGGCACCGGCAACTTCATGCTCCTCAACACGGGTACGTCGCTCGTCCGCTCGAACTCCGGCCTGCTGACCACGGTGTGCTACCAGCTCGGCGACGATCCGGCCGTGTACGCCCTGGAGGGCTCGATCGCGGTCACCGGGTCGGCCGTGCAGTGGCTGCGCGACCAGCTCGGCATCATCAGCGGGGCGGCGCAGAGCGAGTCGCTCGCCGCGCAGGTGGAGGACAACGGCGGCGTCTACTTCGTGCCGGCGTTCTCCGGGCTCTTCGCGCCGTACTGGCGTTCGGACGCCCGCGGCGCGATCGTCGGGCTCTCCCGCTACAACACCAACGCGCACCTGGCCCGCGCCACCCTGGAGGCCATCTGCTACCAGAGCCGCGACGTTTCCGAGGCGATGGAGAAGGACTCCGGCGTCCACCTCGACGTGCTCAAGGTGGACGGTGGCGTGACCGCCAACCGGCTGTGCATGCAGCTCCAGGCGGACATCCTCGGCGTACCGGTGAGCCGGCCGGTGGTCGCCGAGACCACCGCGCTCGGCGCCGCGTACGCCGCCGGTCTCGCGGTCGGTTTCTGGAAGTCCACCGACGAGCTGCGGCAGAACTGGAACGAGAGCGAGCGGTGGGAGCCCACGTGGTCGCAGGAGCGGCGCGACGAGGGCTACGCCAAGTGGAAGAAGGCCGTGCAGCGCACGCTCGACTGGGTGGAAGTGGACTGA
- a CDS encoding MIP/aquaporin family protein, with product MAQRMRLPGLLGELAAEFAGTMILILFGVGVVAQVVAGGIGDHDSIAWAWGLGVTLGVYVAARISGAHLNPAVTLALAVFKGFSWRKVMPYVLAQTAGAFIAALIVRWNYTEVLGAFDPGHTIKSQGVFSTLPGNGTLPVGMWGGFRDQIIGTAILLFVILALTDIRSTPPLANLAPVVIGLLVVAIGMAWGTDAGYAINPARDFGPRLASYITGYGTAWRDQYGDLYFWVPIVGPLIGGLVGAGLYQALIGRFLPKEEPPEPGRVPTPADAETVKAGQ from the coding sequence ATGGCACAGCGCATGAGACTCCCCGGACTCCTCGGCGAGTTGGCCGCGGAGTTCGCGGGCACGATGATCCTCATCCTCTTCGGGGTGGGGGTGGTGGCCCAGGTCGTTGCGGGCGGCATCGGTGACCACGACAGCATCGCCTGGGCCTGGGGCCTGGGCGTCACGCTCGGTGTCTACGTCGCCGCCCGGATCAGCGGCGCTCACCTCAACCCCGCGGTCACCCTCGCACTCGCCGTCTTCAAGGGCTTCTCCTGGCGCAAGGTGATGCCGTACGTCCTGGCCCAGACCGCCGGCGCGTTCATTGCCGCGCTGATCGTCCGGTGGAACTACACGGAGGTGCTCGGCGCCTTCGACCCCGGCCACACGATCAAGTCGCAGGGCGTCTTCTCCACCCTCCCCGGCAACGGCACCCTCCCGGTCGGCATGTGGGGCGGCTTCCGGGACCAGATCATCGGTACGGCGATCCTGCTCTTCGTGATCCTCGCGCTCACCGACATTCGCAGCACCCCGCCGCTGGCGAACCTCGCCCCGGTGGTCATCGGCCTGCTGGTCGTCGCCATCGGCATGGCCTGGGGCACCGACGCCGGATACGCCATCAACCCCGCCCGTGACTTCGGCCCGCGCCTGGCGTCCTACATCACGGGGTACGGCACAGCCTGGCGAGATCAATATGGTGATCTCTACTTCTGGGTGCCCATCGTCGGCCCGCTCATCGGCGGACTCGTCGGCGCCGGGCTCTACCAGGCGTTGATCGGCAGGTTCCTGCCAAAGGAAGAGCCGCCCGAGCCGGGCCGCGTGCCCACCCCAGCAGATGCTGAGACCGTGAAGGCCGGACAGTAA
- a CDS encoding IclR family transcriptional regulator, translating into MPGQVQSIARAAAILRLLAGGSGRLGLLEIARSLDLPKGTAHGIVRTLQDVGFVEQDKTSGKYQLGAALLHLGTSYLDVNELRSRSINWADPLAARSGEAVRIGTLLQDRVLVVHHVFRPDDTLQTLDVGALLPPHATALGKVLLAYETGVFSGNLEPYTRRTLASPRTLARALAAIREAGWGADIEEMTIGEAGIAAPIRGYGGLVVGAIGISGPVERVCDAHGRPDTSLVAYVRDAARAVSRDLGGRVYDLSP; encoded by the coding sequence GTGCCCGGTCAGGTCCAGTCCATCGCCCGTGCGGCAGCCATCCTTCGACTGCTCGCCGGCGGGTCAGGCCGGCTCGGGCTGCTCGAGATCGCCCGCTCGTTGGACCTGCCCAAGGGCACCGCGCACGGCATCGTGCGCACGCTGCAGGACGTCGGCTTCGTCGAGCAGGACAAGACCTCCGGCAAGTACCAGCTCGGCGCGGCCCTGCTCCACCTCGGCACCAGCTACCTCGACGTCAACGAACTGCGTTCGCGCTCGATCAACTGGGCGGATCCGCTCGCGGCGCGCAGCGGCGAGGCGGTCCGGATCGGCACCCTCCTGCAGGACCGGGTGCTCGTCGTCCACCACGTCTTCCGGCCGGACGACACGCTCCAGACCCTGGACGTGGGGGCGCTCCTGCCCCCACACGCCACGGCGCTGGGCAAGGTGCTGCTCGCGTACGAGACCGGGGTCTTTTCCGGCAACCTCGAGCCGTACACCCGGCGTACGCTGGCCTCCCCCCGCACCCTCGCACGGGCGCTCGCCGCGATCCGCGAGGCCGGCTGGGGAGCCGACATCGAGGAGATGACCATCGGCGAGGCCGGCATCGCCGCCCCGATCCGGGGGTACGGCGGCCTCGTCGTCGGCGCCATCGGCATCTCCGGCCCGGTCGAACGGGTCTGCGACGCCCACGGCAGACCCGACACATCGCTGGTGGCGTACGTCCGCGACGCCGCCCGCGCCGTCTCTCGTGACCTTGGAGGCCGGGTGTATGACCTCTCTCCGTGA
- the glpK gene encoding glycerol kinase GlpK: MTSLRDRYVLSIDQGTTSTRCIVFDRRGQLVSVDQREHAQHFPRPGWVEHDAMEIWRNVEKVVPRALARAGIDASQIAAIGIANQRETTVVWDRRTGVPVGHAINWQDTRTDTLVEELSRKPGASAVQHRCGLPLATYFAGPKLRWLLDHTPGLRERAERGDVLFGTMESWLIWKLTGLHITDVTNASRTMLMDLATLSWHPDSLAFFDIPAAILPEIRSSAEVYGTTRTVLPGVRLAAALGDQQAALFGQTCFTPGEAKCTYGTGSFLLLNTGAGPVRSSHGLLTTVGYRIEGEPAVYALEGSIAITGSLVQWFRDGLGLITTAPEIETLARTVDDNGGCYIVPAFSGLFAPHWRSEARGVIVGLTSYITKGHLARAVLEATGWQTREVVEAMNADSGLSLKALKVDGGMTSDNLLMQFLADVLDVPVVRPMVAETVSLGAAYAAGLAVGYWQDLSELRRNWHRAAQWLPDVDPQWRKTEYDNWQRAVERTFGWLQPH, from the coding sequence ATGACCTCTCTCCGTGACCGCTACGTCCTCTCCATCGACCAAGGGACCACCTCCACCCGGTGCATCGTCTTCGACCGTCGCGGCCAACTCGTCTCCGTCGACCAGCGCGAGCACGCCCAGCACTTTCCCCGCCCAGGCTGGGTCGAGCACGACGCCATGGAAATCTGGCGGAACGTCGAGAAGGTCGTCCCGCGCGCGCTCGCCCGCGCCGGGATCGACGCCAGCCAGATCGCCGCGATCGGCATCGCCAACCAGCGGGAGACCACCGTCGTGTGGGACCGCCGCACCGGCGTACCGGTGGGGCACGCGATCAACTGGCAGGACACCCGGACCGACACGCTCGTCGAGGAGCTGTCCCGCAAGCCGGGCGCGTCGGCCGTTCAGCATCGCTGCGGGTTGCCGCTCGCCACGTACTTCGCCGGGCCCAAGCTGCGCTGGCTGCTCGATCACACGCCCGGCCTGCGGGAACGGGCCGAACGCGGCGACGTGCTCTTCGGCACCATGGAGAGCTGGCTGATCTGGAAGCTGACCGGCCTGCACATCACCGACGTGACGAACGCCAGCCGGACCATGCTGATGGATCTCGCGACGCTGTCCTGGCACCCGGACTCGCTCGCGTTCTTCGACATCCCGGCGGCGATCCTGCCGGAGATCCGCTCCTCCGCCGAGGTGTACGGGACCACCCGCACCGTGCTGCCCGGCGTGCGACTCGCGGCCGCGCTCGGCGACCAGCAGGCGGCGCTGTTCGGGCAGACCTGCTTCACCCCCGGCGAGGCCAAGTGCACGTACGGCACCGGCAGCTTCCTGCTGCTCAACACCGGTGCCGGGCCGGTGCGCTCCAGCCACGGGCTGCTCACCACCGTCGGCTACCGCATCGAGGGCGAGCCCGCCGTCTACGCGCTGGAAGGCTCGATCGCGATCACCGGGTCGCTGGTGCAGTGGTTCCGCGACGGGCTGGGCCTGATCACCACCGCTCCGGAGATCGAGACCCTGGCCCGCACGGTCGACGACAACGGCGGGTGCTACATCGTGCCGGCGTTCTCCGGGCTCTTCGCGCCGCACTGGCGCAGCGAGGCGCGGGGCGTGATCGTGGGGCTCACGTCGTACATCACCAAGGGTCACCTGGCCCGCGCGGTGCTGGAGGCGACCGGCTGGCAGACCCGCGAGGTCGTCGAGGCCATGAACGCCGACTCGGGGCTGTCGCTGAAGGCGCTGAAGGTGGACGGCGGGATGACGTCGGACAACCTGCTCATGCAGTTCCTCGCCGACGTGCTGGACGTCCCCGTCGTACGCCCGATGGTGGCGGAGACGGTGTCCCTGGGTGCGGCGTACGCGGCCGGGCTGGCCGTGGGCTACTGGCAAGACCTGTCGGAACTACGCCGCAACTGGCACCGGGCGGCCCAGTGGCTGCCCGACGTGGACCCGCAGTGGCGCAAGACCGAATACGACAACTGGCAACGCGCCGTGGAACGCACCTTCGGCTGGCTCCAACCCCACTAA